In a genomic window of Gigantopelta aegis isolate Gae_Host chromosome 9, Gae_host_genome, whole genome shotgun sequence:
- the LOC121381656 gene encoding uncharacterized protein LOC121381656: MTKHVPSGFAYKVVGLSPEHCKPLVTYRGLGATDKFVECMVKEQEEIEEKFKQCELMVMRGRDWQSFKTATQCHICKAPLGPNPVRDHCHITGEFRGAAHSECNLNYKFTGRIPVVFHNLRGYDSHLIMQAIGKIQSKPISCIPNNMEKYISFSLGCMDFIDSFQFMNFSLEKLVSNLAKEGPSKFVHMTQHFGADQLPLLLRKQVYPYEYFDSEARFLETQLPPKEAFRSSLTDEDISDENYAHAQGVWEEFRIRDLGQYHDLYVSTDVLAIADVFENFRGICLNYYGLDPAHFYTSPGLAWQAALKMTGVKLELLTDIDMHLFIEKGLRGGISMISHRHAKANNNQVPNHDPDLPNTYIAYLDANNLYGWAMSQALPVSGFQWLDDPHIDVTEVSDDASVGYILEVDLDYPQELHDLHNEYPIAPEKMTVTEDMLSPYASQLLKELDMSGISTEKLIPNLRQKERYVVHYRNLKLYISLGMKLTKIHRLLAFEQSPWLKAYIDFNTNRRKCAQNDFEKEFFKLMNNSVFGKTMENLRKHVDVKLVNNSKRARKIIAKPTFHAFRIFNKDLVAIHVQKQRLILNRPIYVGFAILDISKILMYDFHYNYIKTKYASKAQLLFTDTDSLCYYIQTDDIYQDMLQDSNLFDTSEYPTDHVLYSTVNKKVLGKMKDETHGIPIQEFVGLKSKMYSLIFEEKGELVEKKTAKGIKKSVIKSHTKHEHYKQCLFERRIHMSNMTQIRSYSHQLYNIKKNKLGLSPFDDKRYLLSDGISSLAYGHYHISA, encoded by the coding sequence ATGACTAAACACGTCCCTTCTGGGTTTGCCTATAAAGTGGTTGGCTTGTCACCTGAACATTGCAAACCACTTGTCACCTATAGAGGCCTAGGCGCCACCGACAAATTTGTCGAGTGCATGGTCAAAGAACAAGAGGAGATAGAAGAGAAATTTAAACAGTGTGAGCTAATGGTGATGAGGGGACGAGATTGGCAATCATTCAAGACGGCCACGCAGTGTCACATATGTAAGGCGCCACTCGGTCCTAATCCAGTCAGGGACCACTGTCACATTACTGGAGAGTTTAGGGGTGCAGCCCACAGTGAATGTAACCTCAACTACAAGTTTACTGGGCGCATTCCCGTTGTTTTCCATAACTTGAGAGGCTATGACAGTCATCTCATCATGCAGGCCATAGGAAAAATTCAGAGTAAACCCATCAGTTGCATTCCCAACAATATGGAAAAGTACATCTCCTTCAGTCTAGGGTGCATGGATTTTATCGATTCCTTTCAGTTTATGAACTTTTCCTTGGAGAAACTCGTAAGCAATCTGGCCAAGGAAGGACCTTCTAAGTTTGTCCACATGACTCAACATTTCGGCGCAGATCAACTGCCCCTTTTGTTGAGAAAGCAGGTCTACCCATACGAATACTTTGATTCTGAAGCTCGGTTCTTAGAGACCCAACTCCCACCCAAAGAAGCCTTTCGAAGCTCCCTAACTGATGAAGACATAAGTGACGAGAACTATGCTCATGCCCAAGGAGTATGGGAGGAATTTCGCATCCGAGACCTCGGTCAGTACCACGATCTGTATGTTTCAACAGATGTTTTGGCTATAGCAGACGTTTTTGAAAATTTCCGGGGTATCTGTTTGAACTATTATGGACTCGACCCAGCTCATTTCTACACGTCTCCAGGTCTGGCATGGCAGGCAGCCCTAAAGATGACTGGTGTGAAACTCGAACTTCTTACAGACATCGACATGCACCTCTTCATCGAAAAGGGACTTAGGGGTGGAATCTCCATGATATCCCATCGTCATGCCAAAGCTAACAACAACCAGGTCCCAAACCACGACCCTGATCTTCCCAATACCTATATTGCTTATCTAGATGCCAACAACCTTTATGGGTGGGCCATGTCACAAGCCCTTCCAGTGTCTGGGTTCCAGTGGCTAGATGATCCCCATATAGATGTGACCGAGGTATCCGATGATGCATCTGTAGGATACATCTTAGAAGTCGACCTTGACTATCCCCAAGAACTACACGACCTCCATAACGAGTATCCTATTGCTCCAGAGAAAATGACGGTGACTGAAGACATGCTATCTCCCTATGCTTCCCAGCTTCTGAAAGAGCTAGATATGAGTGGCATTTCAACAGAGAAACTGATCCCAAACTTGAGACAGAAGGAGAGATATGTAGTGCACTACCGAAATTTGAAATTGTATATCTCACTGGGCATGAAACTGACTAAGATCCATCGATTGTTGGCCTTTGAACAAAGCCCATGGTTGAAGGCCTACATCGATTTCAATACAAACAGACGCAAATGTGCCCAAAACGATTTTGAAAAAGAGTTCTTCAAACTGATGAACAACTCTGTCTTTGGCAAGACGATGGAGAACCTGAGGAAGCACGTGGACGTGAAATTGGTTAACAATTCAAAACGCGCTCGCAAGATCATTGCCAAACCCACTTTTCATGCCTTTCGCATTTTCAACAAAGATCTGGTGGCCATCCACGTGCAGAAGCAACGGCTGATTTTGAACAGACCGATCTATGTGGGTTTCGCCATTCTGGACATTTCGAAAAtcttaatgtatgattttcacTATAACTACATCAAGACCAAGTATGCATCCAAAGCTCAACTCCTGTTCACAGACACTGATTCGTTGTGTTACTACATCCAGACAGATGACATCTACCAAGACATGTTACAGGATTCCAATCTGTTTGACACTTCAGAGTATCCCACTGACCATGTTCTGTATAGTACCGTGAACAAGAAAGTATTGGGTAAAATGAAGGATGAGACTCATGGAATCCCTATCCAGGAGTTTGTGGGTTTGAAATCCAAAATGTATTCCCTCATTTTTGAGGAGAAAGGTGAGCTGGTGGAAAAGAAAACAGCCAAAGGGATCAAGAAGAGTGTCATCAAAAGCCACACAAAGCATGAACATTACAAACAGTGTCTCTTTGAAAGACGCATACACATGTCAAACATGACTCAGATCAGGAGCTATAGCCACCAACTGTACAACATCAAAAAGAATAAGTTAGGGCTATCTCCCTTTGATGACAAAAGGTATCTATTGTCTGATGGCATAAGCAGTCTTGCCTATGGCCACTATCACATCTCAGCATAA
- the LOC121380419 gene encoding uncharacterized protein LOC121380419, translating into MEAQTSMEYGRKAKRQRLEYGCSDCGQTFAHKQSLNRHKKTAHGSPKLTCSQCKMTFTRRDNLHRHLKTHLQQGGANESTPRGTSATEPTPTQQEPVEPPCDLQALGGTMQVHTIPGEGIQKYDPMTFLKGKYDEVKKVLKQAIKDRGELKWYLTIKVKMSRRKGEVVETVEPHFRGKCQTSLKFEDPDEGMKESIKKIYTSFIEFQRQGSNWTVDKVVDLTIHMARVPTPSRLELHPPPHQIES; encoded by the coding sequence atGGAAGCCCAGACAAGTATGGAATATGGAAGAAAAGCCAAAAGGCAGAGGCTCGAATACGGTTGTAGTGACTGTGGTCAAACCTTTGCACACAAACAAAGTTTAAACCGTCACAAGAAGACGGCCCATGGAAGTCCGAAGCTAACTTGCAGTCAATGCAAAATGACATTCACGAGAAGAGATAACCTGCATCGTCATTTGAAGACACATTTACAACAGGGGGGTGCTAATGAAAGTACTCCACGAGGGACATCTGCCACCGAACCAACACCCACTCAACAAGAACCTGTCGAGCCACCGTGTGACCTTCAAGCCCTAGGAGGCACTATGCAGGTTCATACCATCCCAGGAGAAGGTATACAGAAATACGACCCCATGACATTCCTGAAGGGAAAGTACGACGAGGTCAAGAAGGTGCTGAAGCAAGCCATCAAAGATCGAGGTGAGCTAAAGTGGTACCTGACCATCAAAGTAAAGATGAGCAGGCGGAAAGGTGAGGTGGTGGAAACGGTGGAACCCCATTTCAGAGGCAAGTGTCAAACGTCTCTTAAATTTGAAGACCCAGATGAAGGGATGAAGGAATCGATTAAAAAGATCTATACTTCTTTCATCGAATTTCAAAGGCAGGGTAGCAACTGGACGGTGGATAAGGTGGTAGACCTCACCATTCACATGGCTCGGGTACCGACCCCTTCGAGGCTCGAGTtacacccccctccccatcaAATTGAGAGCTAA